The Candidatus Polarisedimenticolia bacterium genome has a window encoding:
- the rpsR gene encoding 30S ribosomal protein S18, giving the protein MDPRERDRTKKKQFRKKFLFRKKKFCKFCEEKIPYIDYKDVRLLQGFTPERGKIFPRRISGTCAKHQRELMQAIKRARNIALLPFTAD; this is encoded by the coding sequence ATGGATCCCAGGGAAAGGGACCGAACGAAAAAAAAGCAGTTCCGCAAGAAGTTCCTCTTCCGCAAGAAGAAGTTCTGCAAGTTCTGCGAAGAGAAGATTCCCTACATCGACTACAAGGACGTCCGGCTGCTGCAGGGCTTCACGCCCGAGCGCGGCAAGATCTTCCCCCGCCGCATCTCGGGAACCTGCGCCAAGCACCAGCGCGAGCTGATGCAGGCCATCAAGCGCGCCCGCAACATCGCGCTGCT